In Drosophila busckii strain San Diego stock center, stock number 13000-0081.31 chromosome 3R, ASM1175060v1, whole genome shotgun sequence, the sequence GACTGTCGGTGCAGCAAGTGCTGGAGGTGTCGTCGGAATGGAAGTCAAACAAATCGGAATCGCAGCACAACACTTGGCTCGAATACGATTTTCGTGTCACCTGCGACGCTCATTATTATGGCGCTGGCTGTGCGAATCTTTGTCGGCCACGTGACGATCAATTTGGCCACTATACCTGCTCCGAAACGGGTGAAATCATTTGCCTAACGGGCTGGCAGAGCACGTACTGTGAGAAACGTAAGTAAACGCAAACGTAATAATCAACATTAGGAGTTACAAAAacacaatttacatttttcttgttgttgttgttgtcaagtGTGTTGCGCACTTGAGAGAGCAGCGCACtcaatattattgaaaatcaCTTGCTTGTCAAATCAAATGAGATGATTgtacacaaacaaataaaagatttcgaattaaaagcataattaTATTGAATGCGTAGCGTAGCTTGATGATTTGAcgaaaatttgaatttcaagtaaaaatcaaactcaaaacaaataaattaaaaatcaatgaattttgattttttttttgtctattgGGGAAAAGTCATTTGTCATTTGGCATGGGGCAGAACAAACGAGCGCaacgaaacaacaaaaagcgagagcgagcgagcaacaacaacaaacgcttAGGGCTACCTGTGGCTACCTATGCAGCGTCTTAAGGGGCGTGAGGGGCGTAGTGGGGGGCAGCAGCTACGAatcagagcacacacacacgaaattTAAAGAGAGCGTAGCATTCAAAAATCTTCCCACGCCAAGTGCAGAGTCCCCAGCTAACATAACCAAGGtgtggacacacacacacacacacacacacacacacacgcatacagcagcagcagcagcagcagcttcttgtACATCCATGACGTACCTACGTCTCgtctctgctttgctttttgttttgttgttgctgcttcgtTGTCTGCATGCCGCGCATTGCTGAGAGGACGAGGATCGAGACAGCAGCGAGAACAGAACTTCCTTTAGGGCTGGCAACGGCTGATTACACCTTAAATGTGCTTACCAGCCCCGCAAGCTGCGCTGCCCGCGTCCACatgcctggcctggcctgcctGCCCTTTTTTTTTCGGGCCACATAATTTTGTGTCCTTCTGGTTTATCAACttgccagccaagcagctgcctCTTCCGCTGCTAtactttattttcaacttaaatgcgcaaaaatgagcttaaattaaggcacacacacacacagacacacacacacacacagttgtgcgaaaattattttccaacagcagcagcagcagcagcaaataaaaagccaaaacgtgcggctgcaaaacaaaaaagagcaGCTCAAGTGGAAGTGACTGGCTTTTTAAATTGGcccaaaagtttgttttttgaatGAAGCTAagtgcgcttgtgtgtgtgtgcgtgcgtgtgtgtgttttaatttcaagGAAATGAGCTATTTAGACAcaagttgttgcattttatttatgaatgaacAGCTGCCCAAAACCCTTGCGAGTGAAAGTAAATAGCAATTGGCATAGCTGCGCTTGCTGCATCCATGAGATACATTTACGTCATGCGCTTGCGGGCGTGTGAAAAACAAAGCCAAGACCATGCTGAGATCCTAGCCTAGACTTGGCTACCAatcaacaagaacaacaaactcACTTTCAGCTCTTGCTGCTTGAGAAGAGCTGGCTGGCAACTTGGGCTGGCTAGCCatgtaataaaaatcattgccaattgccaatattatggcttatatatattaactgcGTGTGCGGGGGAATTAaaagcgctgcgctgcgctgcgctgagCTGAGAGCGTCAGCCAGAACACGTTTTAGTCATTTTCTAGCAattttcctgctgctgctgctgctgcttgctttgcaCTGAATGAAGCTCTCAGCTGCagttgggttttttttttaagaggAGCCTGTGCACGATTTTTCAGCTCTAGGCCCTTCCTCATGCTTCCTGCCCAGCCCCAAATGAAAACATGTTTGGCCACAAACATtcttggcggcggcggcatcatCTTCAGCTCTTACCAGCAATACACAATCGAAGTTTTCGTCGAACCTTTTGCAGCTTGGGAATCTGTTTTCGGGttcgttattttttttttttttttagtttctttcgtttttttaTGATGCAGCGcagtcttttgcttttgcggcCATGggattatttcattttgtggtGTTTCCTTTTGGGCCTGTCGCATATTAGAAACAAGTTATTCCTGCCTGGAACGCTGCTCTGCTGTTAGCACAGTTTGAGAGGCGctgccaacgccgccgccatGATTCATGCTGTTTGGCCAAATGCCGTTTTGTCCAACTCGTTTGTTTTTCCATTGAAGATGCTAGTTTCGGGTcgctgtttattgtttatcttttttatttgtttgtgacGCGTGAAAAAGAAAGTTTTCGCTTGTTTGAAATTGCCACCAATTTCATTGTTTCTTATCTATGTgggttttatttaaaacattgcGTGTGGGTGTGCAACAGGTGGACAacaagctataaaaatgtgtGTTGGGAAAGTGTCAGTTTTTCACTTTTATATGAAACTAAatgctttatattaattgctttattttcttctACTATTTGCAGCCAAATGTGCCAAAGGCTGTGTGCATGGACAATGTGAGAAGCCCAATCAATGCATGTAAgtaactgaaaataaaaataaagctaattaaGCTTCTGTATAGCGGACACACCTTAATGTTGCTCAAAAGGGCAAGCAAAAGCGACAAGCAAGCGaattgcatttggctttagctttagcacgttttttattttgtggttGAGCGCGAAATTCTTTTGGGCAGAGTGCATTGGCTGTCATTTGATTGTCGACGGTTTTGCATTAcacaaagctaaaaaattgaattacaaaGTTTTCCCACATTTATAATTCATAGATGggcaataaaacaatattgtttttaatggaAGGTGTAAGCGAACGCCAAAGCTGACgctggcaaatattttatgcatgaaatttcaagcaaagcaaaaggcgCAAAGGCacttcaagctcaagctctAGGCTAAGTGTAGAAAGCTAATTGCGACGTTCtttatagacacacacacacatgcacaggaTGTTGCTCATTATGcatgcattgttgttattgttattgttgttagccAATTGGCCAAATGAGTTCCCAACTTCAAACGGAAATCAAACATTTTGTGGGCAACAGCAATtgtgccaaacacacacacacacacacacacacacacatgtgtgtgtaagccaaTCTATGGCTGTGATTTTGTTGCaaactgtttgtttataataaatagctaaactCACTACGCTTGGCTTCGACTTAGAGACGTGTTGATTGTtcgtagaaaaaaaaaccgcAAAGCATTACGCTCAAGTATGCGTGTGCCACtcgaataacaacaacaacaacaaattcaaaaaacaacaacaaagcgcgcATATTGAACATTTAAGTGctttttggttgctgctgtgggaatattttaataattctaaACGCGCGTTACAAACACAACCAAGTTGACATTtctgcagacacacacacacacatgagacaCGTACACAATTGCATATCAATTAGCTGCTTTGAATTATTGCCAAATGCGCGTTTTTGTGGGTGAAGGCAACTCAATTTTTCCAAACGTGAgaaatgcttaataaatttaaagttgcaagtAAAAGTCGCAATTGCTCAAGCGTGTCCCGTTTGCTCCAAACTTCATTTGAGCGTGTCCAGCATCCGCTTTCATATTCGAGCAGCAACTAATTGCATttcttattttctttattgcaGTTGTCAGAAGGGCTGGCGTGGCGCCTTGTGTGACGAGTGTGCGCCGTATCCGAATTGCGTGCACGGCACTTGCGACAAGCCCTGGACCTGCATTTGCCAGGAGGGCTGGGGTGGTCTGTTCTGCAATCAGGATCTGAACTACTGCACCAATCATCGTCCTTGCCAGAATGGCGGCACCTGCTACAACACGGGCCAGGGACTCTACACCTGCCAATGCGCGCCTGGCTTCCGAGGCAATGACTGCCAAACTGTTGTCAACAGCTGCGATCATGAGAATCCTTGTCAGAATGGCGGCAGCTGCCTGAACGAGGATACGCCGCGTGGCTACAAGTGCGCCTGTTCCAAAGGCTGGAGCGGACGCCTGTGCGAGGAGAAGCTGCTCACCTGTGCCGATCATCCGTGTCATCATGGCAAGTGTCGCAACACGAGCGGCAGCAATCATAGCAAGCAGGGGTTTCAATGCGACTGCCCGAGTGGCTACAGCGGTCTAACCTGCGAGCTGCATCAGGACAACTGCAATCCGAATCCTTGCCAAAACGGCGGCAGTTGCCAGCCCAATGGCAAATGCAGCTGCCCCGATGGCTACGCCGGCGCCAAGTGCGAGCAGAACATTGACGACTGCGTGGGGCACAAGTGCCAGAATGGCGGCACCTGCATCGATCTGGTGAATCAGTATCGCTGCCAATGCGTGCCCGGTTTCCATGGCacgcgctgcagcagcaaagtggATTTGTGTCTGACCAAACCTTGTGCCAATGGCGGCAGTTGCACCAATTTGAACAACGATTATCAGTGCGCCTGTCGTGCTGGCTTCACCGGCAAGGACTGCAGCATTGACATTGACGAGTGCAGCAGCGCGCCTTGCCACAATGGCGGCACCTGCATGAATCGCGTCAATAGCTTCGAATGCGTCTGCGCCAACGGATTTCGTGGCAAGCAGTGCGACGAGGAGTCGTTCGCCTATGATTCGGTTACGTATGATGCGCGTCATCAGGACGGCGGCGCAGCCAGTCAACAGCCACGCGCCGATGGGCTGACCAATGCGCAGGTGGTGCTCATTGCCATATTCTCAGTGGCCATGCCGCTGGTCGCCGTCATCGCCGCTTGTGTCGTATTCTGCATGAAGCGTAAGCGCAAGCGCGCGCAGGAAAAGGACGACGCCGAGGCGCGCAAGCAGAACGAGCAGAATGCGGTGGCCACGCTGCATCACAATGGCAGCGGCGTTGGCGTGGGCGTTGGTCTGCCCACTGGCACTTTGGGCGGTGTCAagcgcggcagcagcggcgcgcTGGCCTTCGATAACAGCAATCCCAACATCATCAAAAACACCTGGGACAAGTCGGTGAACAATATTTGCGCctcggcagcggcggcagctgttGAGGATTGCCGCCTGTACTCGGGCGCGCTGGCGAactatgcagcagctgcggatAACAATGCCAACTCGGAGTTCTGCGGCGTGGGTCAGATTACGCCGCTGCAGCGCGCCAAGTCGCAGAAGCAGCTCAACACTGATCCGACGCTCATGCATCGCGCCTCGCAGCTCATGTCGGCGAGCgtgggcgcagcagcagcaacagcagcggcggcggcggcagcagcagcagcagcgtccgCTGGCACAACCAAAGACTACAGCGCTGGCGGCGCCGAGGCCAAGGCCAAGCGCATTTCCGTGCTGGGCGAGGGCTCCTACTGCAGTCAGCGCTGGCCCTCGCTAGCAGCGGCGGGCGTAGCGGGCGCCTGCAGCTCACAGCTCATGGCAGCGGCCTCGGCGACGGGCAGCGGCGCAGCGACGACGCAGCGCACAGTGGTCTGCGGCACGCCGCACATGTAAACAAAGACTGTCCACACCCATTTTTGGTAGCATGCAGGGaatagagcgagacagagagagagacgccaaatgagcagcagcagtaacagtcGTCAGCATCTACACAAAtctcaattcaaattgatcatatttttattttaaactatgtaattattaactaaacaattttagtttCGCATGGACTGACGTAAgcataaagttaaagtttttttcacacacaatgtatatatattatatatattaaaatgcaagctaGTACACTCCACTTATCTTTCACTTGACCTTATGATTCTCGAACTGGACGAAAATTCAAACTTAACACTGACGTTTTTGCAAGTTACTGATTAATCtgcttcaattatttttcacACCTAGATGCGATAAATTGTAAATAcgcaaacgaaacaaaaacaaacacaacaaaacataatttacTCATtagttagcatttaattttagtacTAAGCAAACAATTCCTCATTGACGCTGCATGGTCGGTCGACTGCTTTTTTATGCAAAGTAGTGCGTCCcgcattttgtatatagtaaCTATAGCTAGCCTCTCATATATGCTtacattacaaaaaaaatgaatgaaaaaaaaacacaaacaaacattagtatacttatataaattgactatctcgcgctctctctatatttatagtatctaaatatatatgcttaaagtttaactctagcttaattataaacaaaaaccctatacagacaaacaagcgaagacaacaaaaacaaaaaaaaaaaaacatttagtgATTCTATTTTAAGTGCTTAAacactttttagttttttttttatatacaattattatttttttttaacacttttattatattttttggcctttttttaatttggagCATTTATATAGAGAAAAAAGTCAACCATATGTatagttaataattaactGTAAACGAAAtgtattgaatttataatacGTAAGTGAAAAACTGAATACAAAATTGGaaagcatacaaaattgaatgaaaaaaagcaacaaaagacaCAAATATGTAagaataaatatgaaaaacaaaaattaatagtCCTATGGCAactgcaaacacacacaaacaaatgtttacatttaattttgatcTCAAAcctaaacagcaaacaaaacaaaacgtaaaAATGTGTAGCGCTAAATTCCAAAACtatcaaaattaaatcttcacacaaacaaatcaaagtatGAAAAGAACTCTTACAGTTACAATTGCAAAATGGTTCCTCGTTAGTGTAAACTTAGTTATAAAATGAAGACATGTGGCTaatcattatattttttatacattcgCTGCATATAGAGAACTCTCTGCCTAACCTTAAACTTAACTAGTTTTGTACATAACTGTAGCTCTTTCGCTTTCTACAATAGATCTTGTTATCTACTACAACAAATACGAGTATATgctatataagtatatatattttttataaatatttaatttttttaaatagtcgtttttaataatttatacttttattgcaaaagcagaaaacctaaaaaaaaacaaagcaaataaaaagaacaaCTCAAGCAAGCGCGCGACATAttgtaaaaagtttataagTCCTTAATTAAACATACTTATttatacaacaaacaaacaagtgaataatataacaattaatagTTACATGCATACAATTGTAATTTAGTGTTGTACTTACGATTTAGtctaaacaattttatgaaatttttagtaattaaacaaatgaattgAAAGACCACAagaacaaacataaaaaaatgcaaaaaaaaaacgctaaaaacaaaaatgcaaaacataaaaatataaaaaaaataaaaaaaatttgtatgaatgaattctcaaaaaaaaatgcaatgttttattatttatgggATAAGCAAGTAAAGTTTAATCAAGACGCAATTTTCAATGAACGATGGAACAAGTTTATGAGCAAATGAACAAATCGCTGGCAGTcttaatattgtaaataaattttaattacaatgcaaaaaaaatgcagcaaccAGCGAGTGTGAAAGAAGTcgtaagaaaatatttatatagccaTATAGGCAACGTAAAGTTAATAGAATGCTCAAATGGAGCAAATgggcttataaatttatttgttatttattatttattttagcgcaacaaaaatgaaatttgcaaataagACATAAAAAAGCGCAGGCCTAATGAAATTAAGCTATTCCCACTTGATTATATCTGCTAACTGACTGGCTTAATCTAGCAATTTGTTAAGACCCTGGGCCCATGGTTAACGCACACAGCTGCTGTCCCCGTGGGTCTGTGTTGCAGGCTCTGtggctgcttgcaacaaagcattaacaataaattctcGCATGCCATTGTGAAATTCtcacaataaacataaataatactttatttttacttcTTAAAcggccgcagccgcagccactgGCGTGGCTATCTTAATGAAGTTACTGCAAAGTGCGTAGAGACTGCGAGCGTAGCTTTGAGTATCTTTTATGTGGCCTGTCAACATGGGCCAACAAATATCatagactgtgtgtgtgtgtgtgtgtgtgtgtgtgtgtatgagacTCGCCGCCTAATTAAGCAACTTTAAACTTGGCAACACAAAACTGCCAAGTCATTTGgcctgtttgtgtgtgtgtgtgtctagcaTATCATTTACAAAacaattacgcatacgccgtgtagccgcgcggcggcggcggcaagaTGCATCAGTAAGTAATCGCACTTGAATGTTAAACCATCAAAATGCACTATGGAAATATTATGTTAGGTTCGGACTCGAAGCCCAAACAGACCATAAAGAGAAGCTGCAACGACGATGAGCCCGTGACAATGCTCATTCAAAATTTCATGGCCCATGGCCCATGCGCATTGTTTGTTTACCAAGCTTTctttgtctgtatgtgtgtgtctctgtgtgtgtgaagtttaCTCTACATTTTGTCATTTCATGGAGCGTGTTGCAGGCGAGATCACTTGGCACCTAATTGTGTTTACGTAGGCGTCCGGTCCTTCATAAAGTGCCAGCGCAAACTCCAAATTAACTCATTGAAAACCCATTTCAATTATcccactgtatgtgtgtgtgtgtgtgtgtttacacaAACAACATTTATGTCTATACGTGGACAGTGTTGACAGTAATAATGCTCGGACTGTCAACGGCCTGTTCCAAAAATCTCAAACTCATTctgcattttgtgcttttgtctGCGCCTTGAAAACcagttgaaaattgtttggctcAATTCTCATAAGACCAACaaaaaacgacaacaaaagATACTGctgcataacaaaaaacaaaaaaacagaaaaagaaaacaacaaaaaactttgtGTTCTTGTTCTCATTCTTGTCGCTTTGCcttgtatataaattgtgtagtttggatttttattttcgaatcCATCGTGCATTCATTGTCTGTGCCTAATCGCAATAAAAAGATCTCGCTTTTCATCTTCGTGACGCTCAACTGCGTTGTTGATCTTGAAAAATTTGCTGTAAACgagcgccaacagcagcagcagcagcagcagcagcagcagcaacagcaacaacaacaagaacagcagcaacagcagccattCGATATCAAAATAGTTAACTGAGCAATCGGATTGTTGGATTCAAATACGCTCACTCCACATAAACAACTGAGATTTGTGTCTTTAAAGGATCTGCACTGAAAGAAATTACAATTACTTTGTATGCCTTCAATATTTTTAGtgctcattaaattaaaataaatataaaaagaagttATACTTACCCTAAtcacaattaattgttgtggCAACAGTTTTTTTGAGAGTGTAATTTGCAaagacttttatttttatttgtgcatagattttatatgctttatcAAAAGGTAAGGTAATTTTATTACCTATATTTCTATATGCAAACTATATAAACGTTtcctataaaaattaaattgcatcaagtcaaattgaatttacttttattttgcatttaatttgtttgataAGCAAACATGTAGCTTCAAGTACAATCTTTCTCTCAGTGTACACTACTCAGATTACAAAATTTGCCTTAAAACATACACCGCTAACCCATAAGTGGCTCATAATTTAATGAGCTTCATTATATTCATTCATTTTCACAAGTACACACCGAGGCAGTCAGCATCCCAAATGAGAAAACGAACtagagacacacacagctcCAATtccttaaaataaaatgagatgaacaaaataaaaaaaaaaggtcatcTTATCATAAATAAACTGACATAAAATCAAGAATCAAATTCAAAGCGAAGAGACAAGACAAGATGAGACGAGACAAGAGACAGTggggctggctggcaggcaaaacaacagcaaatccGTGGCCAAAACTACATTGTGGAGAATTacacaataaatgaaatgcagaCCAATGGAGCGCAGTGTCTTAATGTGGATTAGCGGTGGGGAAGAGCAGGGAGAGGGACACAACGACGACAGCACGGAAAGACGCCAGAcacaaagcgcacacaaaaatGATTCACTATGGAATTTTATGAGCTGAGAACATTTTCAAACTGCCTTCAATGCCATGGgatacacgcatacaaatgcaaagtgtgtatgtgtgtgtgtgtgtgtgtgtgtgtgcagctgtgTGAAGCTACAGCAACTGAAGTAGCTATAAAAGCAATACTCATACGTCTAGCTAGAcgcatgcaaatgaaatcgataaaaatattaaagtgaaCAACGAACGCTTGAAGATCGTTGCGataggcaacagcagcagcagcagcagcgatgaaAGCGAACCCAGACCTAAGCTAATTGAGTGTGAAAAAGCTGCAAGAGCTCGAAGCTCCAAGCTCAAAGTTTCAAACTCCAGGGATTATCATAGATCTGTAGCCAGATAGTTAAATATAGATAGACAAGCTTCATTCAGGTAGCGCCGCATTcatttaaagctaataaatttcaactaaacaaacagcagA encodes:
- the LOC108604401 gene encoding neurogenic locus protein delta, translating into MQWIKCLLIAFICFTVIVQVHSSGNFELRLKYFSNENGRDSEGHCCSGATDAATGKCIGTCKTRFRVCLKHYQATIDTTSQCTYGDEVTPILGENSFNLSTTGDAQSYQNKDFTNPIQFAFNFAWPGTFTLIVEAWHDTNNSANAHLNNLLIQRLSVQQVLEVSSEWKSNKSESQHNTWLEYDFRVTCDAHYYGAGCANLCRPRDDQFGHYTCSETGEIICLTGWQSTYCEKPKCAKGCVHGQCEKPNQCICQKGWRGALCDECAPYPNCVHGTCDKPWTCICQEGWGGLFCNQDLNYCTNHRPCQNGGTCYNTGQGLYTCQCAPGFRGNDCQTVVNSCDHENPCQNGGSCLNEDTPRGYKCACSKGWSGRLCEEKLLTCADHPCHHGKCRNTSGSNHSKQGFQCDCPSGYSGLTCELHQDNCNPNPCQNGGSCQPNGKCSCPDGYAGAKCEQNIDDCVGHKCQNGGTCIDLVNQYRCQCVPGFHGTRCSSKVDLCLTKPCANGGSCTNLNNDYQCACRAGFTGKDCSIDIDECSSAPCHNGGTCMNRVNSFECVCANGFRGKQCDEESFAYDSVTYDARHQDGGAASQQPRADGLTNAQVVLIAIFSVAMPLVAVIAACVVFCMKRKRKRAQEKDDAEARKQNEQNAVATLHHNGSGVGVGVGLPTGTLGGVKRGSSGALAFDNSNPNIIKNTWDKSVNNICASAAAAAVEDCRLYSGALANYAAAADNNANSEFCGVGQITPLQRAKSQKQLNTDPTLMHRASQLMSASVGAAAATAAAAAAAAAAASAGTTKDYSAGGAEAKAKRISVLGEGSYCSQRWPSLAAAGVAGACSSQLMAAASATGSGAATTQRTVVCGTPHM